From Carya illinoinensis cultivar Pawnee chromosome 5, C.illinoinensisPawnee_v1, whole genome shotgun sequence, one genomic window encodes:
- the LOC122310231 gene encoding uncharacterized protein LOC122310231, giving the protein MRNRLRQCGEELQKWNMKVNRRAPTEIRQKLKRLGELQEAGSGDHHEDVRNLQREIDLALVEDELRWNQRAKQHWLQKEDKNTTFYHLHASHRRKVNRISQVLDHRNNMVSEKEEIRATLTRFFLELFTSSSPSGRLHKGPTLKSNKKHELFPTIEV; this is encoded by the coding sequence ATGAGGAACAGATTGAGACAATGTGGGGAGGAACTTCAGAAGTGGAACATGAAGGTCAACAGAAGAGCTCCAACTGAGATAAggcagaaattgaaaagattgGGTGAGCTACAAGAAGCAGGTAGTGGAGACCACCATGAAGATGTTAGGAACCTACAAAGAGAGATTGACCTGGCTCTGGTTGAAGATGAACTGAGGTGGAATCAAAGAGCCAAACAACATTGGCTACAGAAAGAAGACAAAAACACAACCTTTTACCACCTACATGCTTCTCACAGAAGAAAGGTTAATAGAATCTCACAAGTTCTGGATCATAGGAACAACATGGTGTCAGAAAAGGAGGAGATAAGAGCCACACTCACAAGATTTTTCTTAGAATTATTcacctcttcctctccctcagGAAGACTGCATAAAGGACCTACCCTCAAGAGTAACAAGAAGCATGAACTCTTTCCTACTATAGAGGTTTGA